A genomic window from Salvelinus alpinus chromosome 10, SLU_Salpinus.1, whole genome shotgun sequence includes:
- the LOC139533048 gene encoding zinc finger protein 135-like isoform X3 yields the protein MASVKLEDCSQTLELNVNIKDEEEEEKIRTTVSHGYHVETFSTSREQQQEDQRAKRSHHCPHCEEIFPFLSKLKIHLKIHTGEKPYSCSGCGKCFKTSTQLKVHKRTHTGEKPFSCPDCGTRFSKLDHLKSHERIHTGEKPYSCSDCVKYFRTSTQLKVHQRTHTGEKPYSCSDCEKCFTTSTDLKVHQRTHTGEKPFSCPDCGTRFSKLSILKSHERIHTGEKPYFCSDCVKCFKTSTQLKVHQRTHTGEKPYSCSDCGNCFTTSTDLKVHQRTHTGEKPYSCPDCGTRFYKLDLLKSHERIHTGEKPYSCSDCGKCFKTSKELKVHQRTHTGEKPYSCSYCGKCLKTSNELKVHQRTHTGQKPFFCPDCGTSFSQLSYLKSHERIHTGEKAYSCSDCVKCFKTSTQLKVHKRTHTGEKKSSSENTGMREACLRLL from the coding sequence GATACCATGTAGAGACATTCTCTACATCCAGAGAGCAACAGCAGGAAGATCAGAGAGCTAAGAGGTCTCATCACTGCCCACATTGTGAAGAGATTTTCCCATTTCTATCAAAGCTAAAAATACACCtaaaaatacacacaggagagaagccctaCTCCTGCTCTGGCTGTGGAAAATGCTTCAAAACATCAACTCAGCTAAAAGTTcataagagaacacacacaggagagaagcctttttCCTGCCCTGACTGTGGAACTCGGTTCTCTAAACTAGACCACTTAAaatcacatgaacgtatacatacaggggagaagccatactcctgctctgactgtgtaaaATATTTCAGAACATCAACTCAGCTAAaggttcatcagagaacacacacaggagagaagccttactcctgctctgactgtgaaaAATGCTTCACAACGTCAACTGAtctaaaagttcatcagagaacacacacaggagagaagcctttttCTTGCCCTGACTGTGGAACTAGGTTCTCTAAACTTTCCATCTTAAaatcacatgaacgtatacacacaggagagaagccttacttctgctctgactgtgtaaaatgcttcaaaacatcaactcagctaaaagttcatcagagaacacacacaggagagaagccttactcctgctctgactgtggaaactGCTTCACAACGTCAACTGAtctaaaagttcatcagagaacacacacaggagagaagccttattccTGCCCTGACTGTGGAACTAGGTTCTATAAACTTGACCTCTTAAaatcacatgaacgtatacatacaggggagaagccatactcctgctctgactgtggaaaatgcttcaaaacatcaaaggagctaaaagttcatcagagaacacacacaggagagaagccttattccTGCTCatactgtggaaaatgtttaaaaacatcaaatgagctaaaagttcatcagagaacacacacaggacagaagCCTTTCTTCTGCCCTGACTGTGGAACTAGTTTCTCTCAACTTTCCTACTTAAaatcacatgaacgtatacatacaggGGAGAAGgcatactcctgctctgactgtgtaaaATGCTTCAAAACATCAACTCAGCTAAAAGTTcataagagaacacacacaggggagaaaaaaagttcatcagagaacacaggCATGAGAGAAGCCTGCTTACGTCTGCTCTGA
- the LOC139533048 gene encoding zinc finger protein 135-like isoform X2, protein MASVKLEDCSQTLELNVNIKDEEEEEEKIRTTVSHGYHVETFSTSREQQQEDQRAKRSHHCPHCEEIFPFLSKLKIHLKIHTGEKPYSCSGCGKCFKTSTQLKVHKRTHTGEKPFSCPDCGTRFSKLDHLKSHERIHTGEKPYSCSDCVKYFRTSTQLKVHQRTHTGEKPYSCSDCEKCFTTSTDLKVHQRTHTGEKPFSCPDCGTRFSKLSILKSHERIHTGEKPYFCSDCVKCFKTSTQLKVHQRTHTGEKPYSCSDCGNCFTTSTDLKVHQRTHTGEKPYSCPDCGTRFYKLDLLKSHERIHTGEKPYSCSDCGKCFKTSKELKVHQRTHTGEKPYSCSYCGKCLKTSNELKVHQRTHTGQKPFFCPDCGTSFSQLSYLKSHERIHTGEKAYSCSDCVKCFKTSTQLKVHKRTHTGEKKSSSENTGMREACLRLL, encoded by the exons atggcatcagtgaagctggaggactgcagtcaaacactggagctgaatgtcaacattaaagatgaagaagaagaggaggagaagattagAACAACTGTTAGTCATG GATACCATGTAGAGACATTCTCTACATCCAGAGAGCAACAGCAGGAAGATCAGAGAGCTAAGAGGTCTCATCACTGCCCACATTGTGAAGAGATTTTCCCATTTCTATCAAAGCTAAAAATACACCtaaaaatacacacaggagagaagccctaCTCCTGCTCTGGCTGTGGAAAATGCTTCAAAACATCAACTCAGCTAAAAGTTcataagagaacacacacaggagagaagcctttttCCTGCCCTGACTGTGGAACTCGGTTCTCTAAACTAGACCACTTAAaatcacatgaacgtatacatacaggggagaagccatactcctgctctgactgtgtaaaATATTTCAGAACATCAACTCAGCTAAaggttcatcagagaacacacacaggagagaagccttactcctgctctgactgtgaaaAATGCTTCACAACGTCAACTGAtctaaaagttcatcagagaacacacacaggagagaagcctttttCTTGCCCTGACTGTGGAACTAGGTTCTCTAAACTTTCCATCTTAAaatcacatgaacgtatacacacaggagagaagccttacttctgctctgactgtgtaaaatgcttcaaaacatcaactcagctaaaagttcatcagagaacacacacaggagagaagccttactcctgctctgactgtggaaactGCTTCACAACGTCAACTGAtctaaaagttcatcagagaacacacacaggagagaagccttattccTGCCCTGACTGTGGAACTAGGTTCTATAAACTTGACCTCTTAAaatcacatgaacgtatacatacaggggagaagccatactcctgctctgactgtggaaaatgcttcaaaacatcaaaggagctaaaagttcatcagagaacacacacaggagagaagccttattccTGCTCatactgtggaaaatgtttaaaaacatcaaatgagctaaaagttcatcagagaacacacacaggacagaagCCTTTCTTCTGCCCTGACTGTGGAACTAGTTTCTCTCAACTTTCCTACTTAAaatcacatgaacgtatacatacaggGGAGAAGgcatactcctgctctgactgtgtaaaATGCTTCAAAACATCAACTCAGCTAAAAGTTcataagagaacacacacaggggagaaaaaaagttcatcagagaacacaggCATGAGAGAAGCCTGCTTACGTCTGCTCTGA